Proteins encoded by one window of Enterobacter hormaechei subsp. xiangfangensis:
- a CDS encoding capsule biosynthesis GfcC family protein encodes MNRLRKWLPGVGLSLFSLSALCASVVTVHQPGKTWSAEPADTLSRLVTQPQLNNVWWQGAVIATPSATLRAQQTQQQVLASLSAWQNRADDERIATIRAVAAQIRSLRIVGRQFVSLDPDAVRTDARGDRSLEGRYDLWLSPAPRTVTLMGAVVTPGKRAWRPGASIRDYLQGQLRLAGADRNNVTVIDPDGSTVVAPVAYWNARHIEAEPGAVLWVGFDPRAVPDDFTGLNEQIVALLTRRIPD; translated from the coding sequence CTCTCTTCAGCCTGTCCGCCTTATGCGCAAGCGTCGTTACCGTGCATCAGCCGGGCAAAACGTGGTCTGCTGAACCGGCTGATACGCTCTCCCGGCTGGTCACCCAGCCGCAGCTGAACAACGTCTGGTGGCAGGGGGCTGTCATCGCAACCCCTTCCGCCACGCTGCGCGCGCAACAGACGCAACAGCAGGTGCTGGCGTCGCTTTCAGCCTGGCAGAATCGCGCCGATGACGAGCGGATCGCGACCATTCGCGCTGTCGCTGCACAGATCCGCTCCCTGCGGATCGTCGGGCGGCAGTTTGTCAGCCTCGACCCAGATGCCGTGCGTACCGACGCCCGCGGCGATCGCTCCCTTGAGGGCCGTTACGATCTGTGGCTCTCTCCTGCGCCCCGTACCGTCACGCTGATGGGGGCGGTCGTCACGCCGGGGAAACGGGCCTGGCGACCGGGCGCAAGCATCCGGGACTACTTACAGGGGCAGTTGCGGCTGGCCGGCGCCGACAGGAATAACGTAACCGTTATCGATCCTGACGGCAGTACGGTTGTTGCGCCGGTGGCGTACTGGAACGCACGCCATATTGAAGCAGAGCCGGGCGCTGTTCTGTGGGTGGGGTTTGATCCCCGGGCGGTACCGGACGATTTTACCGGTCTGAATGAGCAAATCGTTGCGCTCCTGACGCGGCGGATACCTGACTGA